The Candidatus Nitrosopumilus sp. SW genomic sequence TTATTGATACAAACTGGTGTTGCATCATGTTTGAACATCAATTGTTTTCCCTCAACACAGATAATATTTTCAGCTGAAATTCCAGCATGTTTTTGGTGAAGTGGTCTGAGGTATTCTTTGATTACTCCATCCATCATGCATAATCTTCCGGCATATGCACCAGGTCCACATCTATCATCAAGTACACAAATCCCATCCAAAGAAGCAAATCCAGGGGCACACATTCCCATGTAGGATTTGTGATGTTTCATCTCATTTAGCATTCCATGATGTCCAGAATATTCAGGATGTGAGGGTGCAAAGATAGGAGCAGGGATCAGTAAAACAAAGGCAATTACAACAATAATAATTTCTCTCAACAACATCACTAGCATAATTCATTCAATTAAGAATATCTAGAAAGAATTCTCAAATGCTACCTCATCCAAATGTAACTGGCCACCACGAGGTGCTGCATCTTCTGCTCTTTTGCCAACTACTACCATCATTACAATAAGATGACTTTCTGGTAGGTTGATCACTTTGGCAAGTTCATCATACTCAAAGCCTACCATTGGACATGAATCAAGGCCCATGTCTCTAGCTGCAAGCATTATTGTTTGAGCTGCCATACCACAAGAGCGAATTGCTTCATCTCTTTGTGCTTGAGTATCAGAAGAGTATTTTCTCTCAAGACTAGCTTTTACTAGTTCTTGTTTTTCTGTAGGATGATTCTTCCAGTAACGTAGTGGTTCAGTCTTCCATGCAGTCATATCACCACAAAGTACAACAACTAAGGAACCGTCTTTTGGTTGAGCTTGTCCCCTAGCAGCTTCTGAAATTTTTTCTTTAACATCTTTTTCAGTGACATAAACAAATCTCCAGTTTTGTTGATTGTAACTAGTTGGAGACAGTATTACATGCTCCATGAGTTTCTTGACTTCATCAAGACTCATCTTGTGATTAGGATCAAATTTTTTGATAGCACGTCGAGTTGATACTGCTTCAAAAACATCCATGTAGTAAATACAAAATTTATCTAAAATAAATTAAACGAAAAGACAATTGAGATTAAGATCAAGACCAAAAAGTATCTTGATGACATCTCTTATCACTTAAGATCAGAGACGATTGTGCTCTGATGACAGTGATTTTATCTTAAGGCCTGAAACGAATGTTTTCAGACGACAGACTTGTCTTTTCTTAAACAGATTATGTGAATTTGATATTTAACCGGTACTGATAATTTCTACTAGTGGTAAATGATCTGAACAAATTCAGATAGTCTATTTATTACACCCCCGAGATTCACAAAATATCTTGAAGATTGCAGTAATGGGAATGGGTGTAGCTGGTTCCTATCTAATGGCCAGACTAAAAGACTCTGAACATGATGTTACAGGGTATGAGTTGAATCCAAAAGAAAGACATGATTCTATTTGTGCATGGGGAACAATCAAACCAATACTTACTGAATACTGTAAAAAGACAGGTAGAGACTTTAACGACTTTTTAATCCATGATGGAAAAAATATGCATGTCAAGATGAACAATGATGTCAAGTTTGACATCGGATTACATGGATTATGCACATATGACAAGATTGGTCTAATCAAAGATTTCATTAAAGATTCGAAAATTATCTATGGAAAACCACCAACACTTGAGGAATTAGAAAAAGAGTATGATATGATAGTTGACTGTACTGGATTTCACAGAGTGTATTTACCAAAACTAAAGGAAGATTTCTTTTTGCCAACATACGAGTACAAAGTAGAATATGAAAATGGAGTTCCATATGATGACTTTTACATTGAACCATTTCCTGGAATGTCAGGATATTTTTGGTATTTCCCACTAGGTGAAAAATGGGCCCATATTGGAGCAGGGGATTACAACAAAAATCACATTAAAGCAACTGATGATTTTTTGAAAAAACATGGAGGCAAAGTTCTCAAGACAAAGGGAAGACCAATCAGATTGGCAACTCCAGATAGATGCAAGCCATACTATTCAGGAAAAGTTGTAGGGGTTGGAGAATCAATTGGAACAGTATATGCATTGTTAGGTGAAGGAATCATTCCGTCAATGCAATGTGTAGAATTGTTCTTAGAGAACATGCATGATGTTAAAGCATATGAAAAGGCAGTAGAAGAACATTACAAAGTATATGCCAAAGTTTTCAATTTTGTGAGAGCAAAAATCAAAAAAGATTTCAATTTCTTCAAATCATTACCAGATTTTCTTGCAATATTTCGTTACATGAAAAAGAACGAAGACAGATTTGGAATGGATATCAAGATTGCTGACTTGATGAAAGTAGCTAAGGCCTAAGAAAAACTGACAGAACCAAAACCTTCTCTGTTTGTTCTGTTTGATGCCATGTTGTAATCATAAATTATCTTCGAATATTCCTTGAACTCTTCTTTCATTGGTTCCAAGTCTTCAGCCAAGTAGAATCCAGGGCAATCACCAGTAAATTGGTATGTTGCATGAACGCGTGGCTTTCCTTTCTCATTTTCAAGCCAGCTAGAAAAGGGATACAGATAGCACACTCCAGGACGGTCAGGATGCATAGAGCAACCTCCTTCCTCATTCAAAAATCTACAAGATATGTGAGTACCATCATCTGCTTCAGTTTCATCTGTTTTCCTTTTGAGGTTAATCGTAGTCATTGTGGTCATTTGTCCAGAGGGTCCTGGTTCAGAATAGGTAACAGTTAGAGTTTCATTTTTGATAAACTCTGAGGGTTTTTGATATTTCAATCCCTTGCCAATTGTAATCAAATCATCAGAAGTTAGTGGTAATCTTCCTTGGCGGTCACAACAATTGTGACAATC encodes the following:
- a CDS encoding nitroreductase family protein, which gives rise to MDVFEAVSTRRAIKKFDPNHKMSLDEVKKLMEHVILSPTSYNQQNWRFVYVTEKDVKEKISEAARGQAQPKDGSLVVVLCGDMTAWKTEPLRYWKNHPTEKQELVKASLERKYSSDTQAQRDEAIRSCGMAAQTIMLAARDMGLDSCPMVGFEYDELAKVINLPESHLIVMMVVVGKRAEDAAPRGGQLHLDEVAFENSF
- a CDS encoding NAD(P)/FAD-dependent oxidoreductase: MKIAVMGMGVAGSYLMARLKDSEHDVTGYELNPKERHDSICAWGTIKPILTEYCKKTGRDFNDFLIHDGKNMHVKMNNDVKFDIGLHGLCTYDKIGLIKDFIKDSKIIYGKPPTLEELEKEYDMIVDCTGFHRVYLPKLKEDFFLPTYEYKVEYENGVPYDDFYIEPFPGMSGYFWYFPLGEKWAHIGAGDYNKNHIKATDDFLKKHGGKVLKTKGRPIRLATPDRCKPYYSGKVVGVGESIGTVYALLGEGIIPSMQCVELFLENMHDVKAYEKAVEEHYKVYAKVFNFVRAKIKKDFNFFKSLPDFLAIFRYMKKNEDRFGMDIKIADLMKVAKA
- a CDS encoding YkgJ family cysteine cluster protein, which translates into the protein MSQKEIEESLDLLQKDWDVDPILRNFMLGKITDVSDRPIKVKDVVFHVPYLNSEKKFILWKCFWPDCHNCCDRQGRLPLTSDDLITIGKGLKYQKPSEFIKNETLTVTYSEPGPSGQMTTMTTINLKRKTDETEADDGTHISCRFLNEEGGCSMHPDRPGVCYLYPFSSWLENEKGKPRVHATYQFTGDCPGFYLAEDLEPMKEEFKEYSKIIYDYNMASNRTNREGFGSVSFS